Genomic DNA from Candidatus Krumholzibacteriota bacterium:
GCTGTATATCGCCTGGAGGATAAAGCTCCGGGGGATGCTGGGGCGTGGAAAACCGGAGGATAAGACTGGACATTGACGATCATATATCCTCAAGGCGGTCAGGATCGGCGGCGGGAGGCGTTTCCGGCGGGCTGGACATGGAGACGATCGTCTGATATACTTTAAAAATTGGCAAGGAGTTAAATGGTGAGGACTTATGGATAGGTTCAACGGAAAGAAGACGCTGATAACGGGAGGACTCGGATTCGTAGGCTCGAACCTCGCCGCGCGTCTCGCGGGGCTCGGAGCCGAAGTGACGATCGTCGACGCGATGCTTCCCGGATATGGAGGCAACCTCTTTAATATCAATGGGATCGAGAATGAAGTGATCGTTAATTTTTCCGACATCCGCGACAAACATTCAATGAACCATCTGGTCAAGGGAAAGGATTATATCTTTCATCTCGCCGGACAGGTCGATCATATTCTGTCGCTGACCGATCCGTATCCCGACATAGATATAAATATCAGGGGGTCGGCCGTTCTGATGGAGGCGATAAGGGAAAATGCTCCCGAAGCCCGCGTAGTATATACCGGAACGAGAGGACAGTACGGCCCCGCCGTTCATCTGCCCGTAAATGAAGAGGCGCAGATGAATCCCAAGGGGCTGTACGAATTGACAAACCTGACCGCCGAGAAGATGATGCTTATTTATAACGATAATCACAATATCGCGTCGACAGTCCTGAGACTTACCAATATTTACGGTCCAAGAGCCCAGATGCGCCACAGCAGGTACGGAGTGGTAAACTGGTTCGTGCGAGTCGCCCTGGATGGCGGGACGATAAAGGTCTTTGGAAAAGGAGACCTCAAAAGAGATTTTCTTTTTATAGACGACGCCGTCGACGCCATACTCCTTTCCTCTCTCGATGAGAAGGCTGTCGGCGAAGTCTTTAACGTGGGAAGGGATATTCCGTCGGATTTTCTCGAACTGGCTAAAATGATAATATCGATCGCGGGTACGGGAAAATGGGAATTTGCCCCCTTCAGCCCCGAACGCGCCGCCCAGGAACCGGGGCATTTTTATTCAGACATAACCAAGATCAGGAATACTCTCGGCTGGCAGCCTGAAACGGACCTTGAAACGGGGCTGCGAAGTACGATAGATTTCTACCGGGCCCACCGCGGCCATTACTGGGAATGATAATCACGGGAGATGAAAAATGATCGACCCCGATGCCTTTATCCATCCTCAGGCTATCGTCGAAAACGATGATATCGGCCCTGGGACAAGGGTCTACGCGTTCGTGCATATACTGCCGGGGGCGGTGATCGGATCCGATTGCAATATCAATGATCATTGCCTGATCGAGGGCGACGTGGTGCTTGGTGATCGCGTAACTGTAAAGTGTTTCAACTATCTCGTGGAGGGGATCACCGCCGAGGATGATGTGTTCCTTGGTCCAAGCGTCGTCTACACGAATGATATCAATCCAAGAAGCAAGAGATACCCCGAGAAGTTCGAGAGGATCTATATAAAGAAAAATGCTTCGATAGGGGCGAACTCTGTCCTCCTCGGAGGGATCACAGTCGGCCGGTACGCTCTGGTCGGGATCGGTTCGGTCGTGACGAGGGATGTTCCCGATCATGCCCTTGTCTATGGTAATCCCGCGCGGCAGCATGGTTGGGCATGCCATTGCGGGAACCGGCTCATTCCCGCAAAAGAGGGAAAAGAAGGAAGCTTCAGCTGCTCCTGCGGAAATTCTTATACCATAGCAGGCGGAGAGGTGACCCTGACCGGGAGCGGGAGTGGAGGAGAGAGATGAAGAACCTTTCGATCCTTGTCCCGGTCTATTATAACGAAGCGACTCTCGAAGCTCTCTACGCGAGGTTTCTCGGGGTAGAGCAGAAGCTTGCGGCAAAAGCGAAACTCGAGTTCGTCTTTGTCGACGACGGATCGAAGGACGGTTCTCGCAAGGTCCTGAGAGGGCTTCACGCGAAGGATCCGGAAAAGGTCCGCCTGATATTCCTTTCTCGCAATTTCGGATCGTTCAACGCGATCCTTGCCGGGTTGAACCATGTGGAAGGAGACTGCACGGCGATAATATCGGCCGATCTCCAGGATCCTCCCGAAATACTGGTCGATATGTACCAGCGCTGGGAAGAGGGAGAGCAGACGGTGATGGCGGTCCGCGAAGACCGCAAGGACCCTCTTTTTTCCCGTATATTCTCCGCCGTCTCCTATACGCTTCTTCGAAGACTCGCGCTTCCTGAATTTCCCAGGGGCGGTTTCGACTTTGTCCTGATCGACAGGAAGGTCAGAGAGGTGCTGGTGGATATAAATGAGAGAAACACCAGCCTGATGGGGTTGATCGTATGGGTGGGGTTCAGGCAGTCGGAGATATCATACACCAGAGGAGAAAGAGGCGGCGGCAAATCGATGTGGACGTTCTGGAAAAAGGTTAAGTATTTCATCGATTCGATCCTGGCGTTCAGCTTCGCTCCGATACGGACGATGTCGGCAATTGGATCTGTGCTTGGCATCCTCGGAATCGCCTACGCGATCTTTCTGATAATAAGCAAATTTACTTTCGGTATAGCCGTTCCAGGCTGGACGGCACTGATGGTAGCGGTACTGGTCCTTTTCGGAATACAGTTCATATCGCTCGGCGTGATCGGCGAGTATATATGGCGGACCCTCGACGGTGTCCGTGACCGGCCTGCTTTCATCGTTGATGAGATAATAGAAAAAGAAACCGAAGACTCGCGGGAGGAGGATCGATGACCGGAGAGCGAAGCAGGGTGAAACTCCTCGATCCCGCGAGGCAGTTCGAGCCGTTTATCGAAAGGCTCGAGCAGACAGCGGCGAAAGTCATAAGA
This window encodes:
- a CDS encoding NAD-dependent epimerase/dehydratase family protein, whose protein sequence is MDRFNGKKTLITGGLGFVGSNLAARLAGLGAEVTIVDAMLPGYGGNLFNINGIENEVIVNFSDIRDKHSMNHLVKGKDYIFHLAGQVDHILSLTDPYPDIDINIRGSAVLMEAIRENAPEARVVYTGTRGQYGPAVHLPVNEEAQMNPKGLYELTNLTAEKMMLIYNDNHNIASTVLRLTNIYGPRAQMRHSRYGVVNWFVRVALDGGTIKVFGKGDLKRDFLFIDDAVDAILLSSLDEKAVGEVFNVGRDIPSDFLELAKMIISIAGTGKWEFAPFSPERAAQEPGHFYSDITKIRNTLGWQPETDLETGLRSTIDFYRAHRGHYWE
- a CDS encoding N-acetyltransferase — encoded protein: MIDPDAFIHPQAIVENDDIGPGTRVYAFVHILPGAVIGSDCNINDHCLIEGDVVLGDRVTVKCFNYLVEGITAEDDVFLGPSVVYTNDINPRSKRYPEKFERIYIKKNASIGANSVLLGGITVGRYALVGIGSVVTRDVPDHALVYGNPARQHGWACHCGNRLIPAKEGKEGSFSCSCGNSYTIAGGEVTLTGSGSGGER
- a CDS encoding glycosyltransferase family 2 protein, with product MKNLSILVPVYYNEATLEALYARFLGVEQKLAAKAKLEFVFVDDGSKDGSRKVLRGLHAKDPEKVRLIFLSRNFGSFNAILAGLNHVEGDCTAIISADLQDPPEILVDMYQRWEEGEQTVMAVREDRKDPLFSRIFSAVSYTLLRRLALPEFPRGGFDFVLIDRKVREVLVDINERNTSLMGLIVWVGFRQSEISYTRGERGGGKSMWTFWKKVKYFIDSILAFSFAPIRTMSAIGSVLGILGIAYAIFLIISKFTFGIAVPGWTALMVAVLVLFGIQFISLGVIGEYIWRTLDGVRDRPAFIVDEIIEKETEDSREEDR